GAACTCCAGGAAGTCGAGGGAGCTGATCAGTCGGGCCTCGATCAGGTCGGTGTCGGGCAGGAGCTCCTGGTCGAGCTCGGGGTTCTTCTGCCGGATCCACTCGACGATGCGCTGCATGGTGTTCCTCCGTTGACGGGGTGTTGAGGTGGGGTCAGTACTGGGCGTCCGCGCGCAGGCGGGCCAGCAGCTCGGCGGCGGGCCGCACCGCGCGGACGGCCCCGCAGCCGGTGCCGGCGTAGTGGGCCAGGTGGCCGATCTCGCCGGTGGTCCGGACGGTCGGGGCGGTGGCCGCGCCGCGTACCACGGGGTGGCGGACGCCGTCCTCGGTCAGCCAGGCGACCACCGCCCTCGGCGGCGGGTCGGCCGCCGAGGTGACCGGTCCGGCGAGGACCCGGTGCGGGCGACCGGGCCAGCCGAGGCCGAACCGGTCGGTGACGAGGGTGTCCTCGGCCCGGGCCGCGGCCAGGGCGCGCTGGTAGTCGGGGTGGGCGTCGGACTCTGCGGCCGCCACGAACAGCGTGCCGATCAGCGCGCCGTGCGCACCGGCCGCCGCCGCCTCGCGCAGCCGACGGCCGTCGGCCACCCCGCCCGCCACCAGCAGCGGCAGGTACGGACCGTCCGCACGGACCCGGGCGAGCAGGTCGCGGGTGGTCGTCCCGCCCAGGTGGCGGCCACCGGCGGCCACCCCTTGCAGGGCGAGCACGTCGGCGCCGAGCCGGGCGGCGGCGGCCGCCTCGGCGGCGCTGCCGACCTGGACGAGCAGCAGGTGCCCGGCGGCCCGGACGGCGGCGGCCGCGTCGGCCGGCGGGAGCCCGAAGCTGTTCACCACCAGCGGCCGGTCGGCCGCTCCGAGGGCGGCGGCGAGCTGTCCGGCCAGCCGGGGGCCCATCAGTTCGGGCACCAGGCCGACCGCGTACCGGCGCCGGGTGCGCCGTGCGGTCTCCCGGACCAGCCGGGCCACCTGCCCGGGTGCCGAGCGGTAGCAGGCGACGGTGCCGAGGCCGCCGGCCTCGCTGACCGCGGCGGCCAGCGCGGGCCCGGCCACCCCGCCCATCCCGGCCTGCACCACCGGGAAGTCCACGCCGAGTGCGCGGGCCCCGATGGCCAGCCGGGCGGCGGGCGCCCGGCTCATCGATCCGGGCGCTCGGCTCACCGCTCCGGCGGCCCCGCTCACCGCTCCGGGTGCTCGGCCCGCACGGTGCGCACCCGCTCGAGGGCGCGGTCGGCGTCGCCGTGGGCGAGGAGCATGGCGTGCACCCAGCGCTCGACCCCGAAGGCCGTGCAGGCGCTGTGCGCGGTGGCTCCGGCCGAGGTGAGCGCGAGGCGCTCGCCGAAGAAGTTGCGGTGCCGGTTGACCGAGGCGATCGCGGTGCCGTCCGGCGCGGTGAACTCGTACTTCACGGGGTCGAGCCGGGTGAGCCTGGCCCGCGAGCCGTCCTTGTCGAAGAAGGGGTCGTTGGCCGGTTCGAAGCCGAGCTCCAGGCCGAGCCGCCCGGCCAGGCCGAGGATCAGCTCCTTGGAACGGTCGAGGTGTTCACGGGCGCCCTCCTGGGTGCCGACGTAGAGCACCTCGCGCATGTGGAAGCCCCAGAGCCGGCGCAGGCCCTCGTAGTGGGTCTCGTTGCGGAAGCACCGGCCCACGGCGGTCAGCCGCAGGCCCTCGCCGACCTCGGCGCCCTCGAGGGAGAGCAGCAGGCCGTAGCAGGTGGCGGAGGGCAGCATGTAGCCGGTGGCCGGGGTGGCGTCGGCGGGCAGCTGCCCCACGTCGGTGCCGGAGGACAGCGCGGTCACCGCGGCGTCGTCGAACCGGGCGGCCGCGATGCCCAGGTGCGGGAAGTTGCGGAAGTAGTCGAGCCGGGCCAGTGCCTGGGCGGGCAGCAGCGGCGGGCCGAGCACCGGCTGGCCGGAGAGCTCGTCGGCGATCGTGGTGAACAGCTGGTCGAGCTCCTGGAAGAGCCGGGCCCGGTCCGGGTCGAGGACCACCAGGCCGGGGCCGGGGTCGCGCAGGGTGGGGGTGGGAAGCGTCGTGGTCATGGTGTACGGGTCTCCTGACGGCGGGTCGGCGAGCGGGAGGCGCGGTCTCGGGACGGCAGGTCGGCGAGCGAGGGGCGCGGTCTCAGGACGGCAGGTCGGCGAGTGAGAGGCGCGGTCTCAGAACGGCAGGTCGGCGAGCGGGCAGCGCGGTCTCAGGCGAGGACGCCGATCCGGCGGTAGAAGCTGTAGGTGCGGCCGGCGATCTTCGCGTGTGCCTCGGCCCGGGACGGGTGGGCCAGTACCCGGGCCCGGAAGCCCAGCGGGTCGGGGACGCCGGCCGAGCGGTACGCCTCCACGCTGTAGAGCTGCTGGAGCGTCAGGTCGATGTACCCCTGGACGTACTCGGCCGCGGCCGTCAGCTCCTTCTGGTCGCCGTTGGCGAGCAGCCGGTCGTGGAAGGCCCGCACCAGCTGGCAGCCGAAGGCGATGTGCCGGGACTCGTCCTGGTGGTGGATGCGGTTGATCGCCCGGATCGTCTCGGGCAGCGAGTCGTCCGCCGCCATCCTGGCGTTGAAGTGGTCGACGATCTGCTCGAAGATCAGGATCCGGCTGAAGACGATGAAGTTCTCGAACTCCGCGGACAGTTCCGCTCCGCGCGGGAAGGCCATGGTCAGGTCCGGGAAGATCCGGCCGCCGTAGCGCAGGCAGAACTCTGCGAAGAACCACATGTGCTCGTTCTCCTCCCCCACGAAGTGGTGGAAGAAGCGGGTCGGCACCTCGAAGCCCGGCTGGTGGATGCGGTTGACCACCTCCAGGATCAGTTCCCGGATGCCGTGCACGTTCAGGCTGTAGAAGTTGACGCTCTCCCACCTGCCGAGCTCGCGCAGCTGGTCCTCGGTCAGTTCCTCCGCCAGGCCGGTGCCGTGCAGGCTGAGCAGCTCGTCGCTCATCCACTTGGCGCCCGGCTCGATCGCCTCGGGCCAGTCGAAGGTCTTGTAGGGGTTGTAGTACTCGTTCTCGGCGGCTTCGGTGAGCCGCTCGACCGCGGCCTCGACCTCACGGTCCCAGAGCAGGGCGGACGACATGCGCGAGTTCCTCTCGGTGGTCAGCGACCGGTGCCCTCGGCGAGCAGGTCACCGTCGGGGGTACGGATGCGGTAGTGGTGCGGGGCGATGACGTCGGTCCGGCCGGCCAGGGCGGCCACCACGGCACGGTGCAGGGCGGCCGGATCGGCGGTGGCGGCCTCGGGCTCGACCTCGACCTCGGCGAGCAGACGGGGGGCGTCCTGCCCCTCCTCCGCGACGGTGACCGTCGCCTTGCCGCCGGCGGCCCGGGCCACCAGCTCGACGACGGCGGTCCGGTCGAACCAGCAGGCGTCGAGGAAGGTCCAGCCTTCGGGCCGGGCCACCGCCTCGGCCGCCTCCCGCACGTCCACCGCGCCGTGCACGCTCTCCACCAGCAGGTGCTCCATCGCGAGCAGCAGCCGCTCGATCACCGGCCGGGGCAGGAAGGCGGTGTCCGCCATCAGGTAGAGGTGCAGGGTGTCCGGCGCGTAGGTGGCGTGGACGAAGTACTTGGCGTCCTGCCGGGGCCAGGCCCCGATGAACTCGACCGTGCTGCGCCGGGCCAGCTCGCGGAGCTGCTCCGGTGATCCGTCGGTCTCCGGCAGGGCCTCCCAACGGTCCTTCATCCGCACGTCGTTGAAGAAGGAGGAGAGGTCGAGCGCCACGCCGCGGTCGTGCTGCACCTCGGTGTGCACCTGGTCCATCGACGGCGGGTGGTACTCGCCGTAGCGGTAGGCGGACATGCTCGGCAGGAAGCAGCGGCGGACGGCTTCCTCGAAGGTGCCGCCGGCCAGGCCGAGGACGAACAGGGCGTTCTCGGTCTGCGCCCCCAGCATGTCGCGCAGCCGGGGTTCGTTCCGGTTGCCCGCGATCAGCTGGAGCACGGCGGTGTCGTGCCCGGAGTGGGCGGCGATCACCGCGGCGGCGGCGGTGAGCAGCACGGTGCTGGTGCTCACCTCGCAGCGGGTGGCGAGCGCCTCGGCCGCCACCGCGGCGGCCGGGGAGTCGAGGCGCAGCCGGACGAACCGCTCCGGGTCCTCCTGCTCCTCGACGCCGGGCCGCCGCGGGAAGTCGAAGTGCGAGCGTGGCACCTGGGTGAGCGTGCGCCGCCAGTGGTCGAGCGAGGCCCGGCCGCGGGCCGCGCCCTCGCCCTCCTGCTGGAACCGTGCCTGGTCGAGCGGGAACCAGTCCACCGGGTCGAGCCGGCCGCCGGCGAACAGTTCGGTCAACTCCCTTTCGAGGACGCGGATGCCGAAGAAGTCGGTGGTCTGGTGGGAGATCACCAGGAGCAGCCAGGCCGGCCCGCCGTCGTGTTCGAGGACCGCGTACCGCATGCCGAATTCGGCCGCGTGGTCGAACGACCGATTGGCCAACGCCTGGGCCTGCTCAAGTGCTTGAGCATGCGTCAGGTCTCCTCCGGCAGGACGCACGTCCACCGACACCTCGCCCTCGCCGTGGACCCGCTGGCTCGGACCCCGGGGACCGTCGGCGAAGGTGGTGCGCAGTGCCTCGTGCCGGTGGACCAGCGCGCTGATGACGGCCACCACCTGCTCGGTGGTGTGGCCGGCCGGTACGGGGATCGCCCGGGGGATGTTGAAGTAGTGGTCGTCCGGGCCCAGCCACTTGATGGACTTCCAGATGGCGTGCTGCCCCCAGGTGAGGGGCGTGGCTCCGGAGCGGAGACCGTGGAAACGTACTCCTTCTGTACGCACGTGCTGTTCGGATGAATTCGGCATCGGCACCTCGTATGGACACGACGAATTCCCCTCCCGGGCGGTGGACCCGGGAGGCGTGGGGAGTTTCGGGAATGAATCGTGGAGCAGTGCGAGAGACTTCCGGTGCGGAGTCGCAACGGCCTTTATGAGGCCCGTACGGCACGACTCGAAGGCACCTTCGACCACAGGGTCCGCTTCCCTGCCGGCGGACGGTCGAGTTTCACGGAAATCGCCGAGCAGCCCCCGTTGGATGATCAGCTTCCAGCGAGCAAGCTAGCAAGCCCCTCACGGCTTTGTCTAGACCAATCTGGAGTCGCCGATCATCCCTGATCAGCCATCCCTCGCCCCGATCAAGCGAACTGACGTCTCATCATCCGAACACTTCCCGAGATCCCTTGCCCCGCCGCCGGAGCGACTGGCAGGCTGACCCGGCCGACCACGGGGGCGGCGCCGAGTCGTGCGCACAGCACCTGCGGCATCCCTTTCCGCGGAATGGCACACCCTTCTCCCCAGCCATTCCCGGCCTTTTCAGCAGGCCGCGCGGAGGACGAATCCCATGGGCAAGGTATACGAACAGATCGATTCCGACCTGCGTGCGTTCATCGAGAAACAGCCGATGTTCTTCGTGGCCACCGCACCGGCCGAGGGCGGCCGGGTCAACGTCTCCCCCAAGGGCTACTCCGACACCTTCGCCGTCCTCGACGAGCGCACCGTGGCCTACCTCGACCTCGACGGCAGCGGCATCGAGACGGTCGCCCATCTGCGCGAGAACGGCCGGATCACCGTGATGTTCTGCAGCTTCGACCGGCGCGCGCTGATCCTTCGGCTCTACGGCACCGGCCGCGTGGTCACCCCGCACGACGCCGAATTCCCGGACCTGCTCGCCCGGTTCGGCCCCCACCCCGGGGTGCGCTCGGTCATCGTCGTCGACTGCGAGCGGATCTCCGACTCCTGCGGCTGGGGCGTCCCCCGGATGTCCCTCGACGAGGAGCGCAGCACGCTCGACCGCTGGGCCGTGCGGCAGGACGTCCAGAAGACGCGCGACTACCGGGCCAAGCACAACCGCACCAGCATCGACGGCATCCCCGGCCTCGCCGCGGGCGAGACCGACCCGGCGACGGTCCACTCCTGAGCGGGGCCGGGTGGCGCCGCCGTACCTTGTGCCCGACGGGGCGTCGGGCACAAGGTACGGCGGCGGGAGCCGAACGAATACAGGTCAGGGCTTGCACTTGAGCGTGAACGTCATGGTGTCCGAGGCGTCGCCCGCCACCACGCTCGCAAACACCTTCGGAGCGGGGGCGGTGGCCGCCGCGCGCGGGGCGGACTTCGCCACGAATGTCGTCTCGGTGGTGGGGGCCGTGAACTTCACCACGGGGTTGCTCGACTTGGTGGAGGAACTCCACCTGACCGTTGTGTCCCCGGTTCCGGTCCCGGTGAGCGTGGCCTTGAACGTGACGCTCTGCGCCACGGAACAGTCGACGTCCACGGCGGGCGTGGTCGACGCGCTCGTGATGTCCACATCCGAAATGTGGACGGGTGTGACGCGGGCCGGCTTGGTGCAGTTGACCGACTGCTGGTTCTTGTTCTTCTTTCCCCCGCCGAACTCCACGTGGTACGTACCCTTCTTGACGTCCTGTTCGGTGAACGCGCCCTGCTGGTCGACGGCGGTGTTGATGTTCTCCGCACCTACAATCTTCACCTTCTGGTTCGGCGTGAACCCGGTGAGGATGATGTCGTACTCACTGGCGCTCGAGCCGTTCTCCAGCTTGCAGGCCGGAGCCAGCGGAGCCGCTGCCGGCGCGTCGGAGACCTGTTCGGCCGAGGCGGCGTGGGCCAGGGCCGGGGCCAGGGCCACCGAGGCGACCGCGAGGGGCGTGAGGAGTGTGTAGCGAAGGTGCCGGTTCATGCGTTTCCCTCCTTGCCGGGAAAGCACTGCTGGTGAGGACGAACAAGGATCCCGGTGGAGTGCGGTCCGTAGTCGCGGCGCCCTGTGGCGAGCTGGCGGGGAGGGCGGAGAAGGCGACCAGGGCGCCCGGTCCACGCCGCGCCCGTTCCACCCGCGCGACGGGCTCTTTCCTGGTTCGCTCTGTGCCATGGATGTGTCCTTCCTTCAGGCTAGCGCCGAGGGAGGGAGGAAGCACGCCGAACCGGCCACGGAGGGCCGCCGCAGGCCGTGACCGTCCCCTCTCGGGACGGCCACGGCGGACGAAACTCCTACGACGGTCGAGAGGGGCTACTTGCCCGTTCCTCCCAGGTGCGCCGCCCACGGGTAGTAGACGTAGTCGAACGCCGCCGGCGCGCCGGTGATCCTGTTGCCGAGCCACACGTCGTTCGTCAGCTGGATGCCGGAGAACATCGGGGTCGTCTCGTCGTGCAGCTTCTTCTCCATCCGCACGACCAGCCCGGCGCGGGTCTTGTCGTCCTTCTCGGCGACCGCCTTCGCGTAGAGGTCGTCGATGCCGCTGTAGCCCGA
The DNA window shown above is from Streptomyces vietnamensis and carries:
- a CDS encoding NAD(P)H-dependent flavin oxidoreductase — translated: MSRAPAARLAIGARALGVDFPVVQAGMGGVAGPALAAAVSEAGGLGTVACYRSAPGQVARLVRETARRTRRRYAVGLVPELMGPRLAGQLAAALGAADRPLVVNSFGLPPADAAAAVRAAGHLLLVQVGSAAEAAAAARLGADVLALQGVAAGGRHLGGTTTRDLLARVRADGPYLPLLVAGGVADGRRLREAAAAGAHGALIGTLFVAAAESDAHPDYQRALAAARAEDTLVTDRFGLGWPGRPHRVLAGPVTSAADPPPRAVVAWLTEDGVRHPVVRGAATAPTVRTTGEIGHLAHYAGTGCGAVRAVRPAAELLARLRADAQY
- a CDS encoding diiron oxygenase; protein product: MSSALLWDREVEAAVERLTEAAENEYYNPYKTFDWPEAIEPGAKWMSDELLSLHGTGLAEELTEDQLRELGRWESVNFYSLNVHGIRELILEVVNRIHQPGFEVPTRFFHHFVGEENEHMWFFAEFCLRYGGRIFPDLTMAFPRGAELSAEFENFIVFSRILIFEQIVDHFNARMAADDSLPETIRAINRIHHQDESRHIAFGCQLVRAFHDRLLANGDQKELTAAAEYVQGYIDLTLQQLYSVEAYRSAGVPDPLGFRARVLAHPSRAEAHAKIAGRTYSFYRRIGVLA
- a CDS encoding condensation domain-containing protein, with the translated sequence MRTEGVRFHGLRSGATPLTWGQHAIWKSIKWLGPDDHYFNIPRAIPVPAGHTTEQVVAVISALVHRHEALRTTFADGPRGPSQRVHGEGEVSVDVRPAGGDLTHAQALEQAQALANRSFDHAAEFGMRYAVLEHDGGPAWLLLVISHQTTDFFGIRVLERELTELFAGGRLDPVDWFPLDQARFQQEGEGAARGRASLDHWRRTLTQVPRSHFDFPRRPGVEEQEDPERFVRLRLDSPAAAVAAEALATRCEVSTSTVLLTAAAAVIAAHSGHDTAVLQLIAGNRNEPRLRDMLGAQTENALFVLGLAGGTFEEAVRRCFLPSMSAYRYGEYHPPSMDQVHTEVQHDRGVALDLSSFFNDVRMKDRWEALPETDGSPEQLRELARRSTVEFIGAWPRQDAKYFVHATYAPDTLHLYLMADTAFLPRPVIERLLLAMEHLLVESVHGAVDVREAAEAVARPEGWTFLDACWFDRTAVVELVARAAGGKATVTVAEEGQDAPRLLAEVEVEPEAATADPAALHRAVVAALAGRTDVIAPHHYRIRTPDGDLLAEGTGR
- a CDS encoding pyridoxamine 5'-phosphate oxidase family protein; the encoded protein is MGKVYEQIDSDLRAFIEKQPMFFVATAPAEGGRVNVSPKGYSDTFAVLDERTVAYLDLDGSGIETVAHLRENGRITVMFCSFDRRALILRLYGTGRVVTPHDAEFPDLLARFGPHPGVRSVIVVDCERISDSCGWGVPRMSLDEERSTLDRWAVRQDVQKTRDYRAKHNRTSIDGIPGLAAGETDPATVHS